In the Arachis ipaensis cultivar K30076 chromosome B04, Araip1.1, whole genome shotgun sequence genome, TTTCTTTTTTCTCAACCATAACATATCTATGTTTTATTTTCGTCAAAAGTGATTGTCTCATAAAATTCTAAGTACAATTTGACCAGTTAATCAATAGAAAGACATTCTGAactacaaaaatatattttacacagAATAGTTTGTACTTACAACAtcatatccagggctttccccaCTGGGAAGCAGCGTGCGCGACAAACAGGGGTTCCACCTTTAGCAATGGTTCCTTCCCAGTTCCACTCAGTTAAAGACGAATTATCAGGTTCAGATGAAAATCTTTTCTTGTATACAAAATCCGATTGCAGAGCACCATGACCCATTTGAAAATTATCATAAGTTTTCCAGCCTTCATGTCTATCTAAAGAAGCCATAGGTGAATTTGGTGGGTAATCAAGGGTCTGTCTGTAAGCAACATTTCCATCGTCGTTATTAAAAGATTCGTGTTGGCAGAAACCAGATAACCGTGGGAAAACACCTTTCTGTCTTTCTAACTCTGAGAAAGGATACTCCGGAAGCTCTCTGTCCGGAGGAGGAGAACTGGTCTTCCGCTTTTTCGCCTCGCGTAGATAGTAAACATCTTCTGGCAACGTCCGGAAATCTTCAAAGAATGCACCCTTTTCAGGAAACCTCTGTGGCAAATCCCCCAGGTATCCATGTCTTTCTCTAGAAGGAACACTCATATATTCATGAATTTCATGTGATGATCCAAATCCCGGTGGAGTTCCTTTCTCGCCAACTTTTCTTTTCTCATATGTGTTTCTTCCACTAACCCATGATGAGCCCCTATTAAAATCATAAGCATCAGAATCTCCGGGATCCCAATTTGCGAGGAAGTTTGGTGAACTAATGTTATGGTCTTCCCTGAAGCTCCTCTCCAGTCTGAGGTCCTCAGCTGATCCTTCACGGCCACTGGACCTGTAAAGTGGAGAATGTGGAGCATTATATGAGCTCCTCCCACTACTTGATGGACCTGCTTCATTCTTGGCAAAACAAATATGTACACGGGGATTTCCAAATAATTTTCCGTTCAGAGTATCTTTTGCTCTGCGTGCTGACGCAATACTCCGAAAGCGAACAAAGGCATAAGTACGACCTGGAAATGCAGTAATCTTCACTATCTCACCAAATGGAGAAAATGACTTTCTTAAAATGGATTCATCCACCTTCAGAGAAGAAGGGAATCCAATCCACAATATCTCACTGGGTTCTGGACTTTTATCACTCAGTTTGGATTTCTCCGAATAAACCGGTTGAGGGGGGCTACCATGGCGTCCTCTAAAGTCCCTTTGGGAGGGAGGTGATCCCCTAAATGAGGAGCTTCGTTCATCCCGTGAGTAATGTTCATTTCTTGCTGTTGTCACTGGCTTGTCCTGTATTAAGCATATAAACTATCATTCCTAGCATTTTGGTTTTGATCCTTAAAAAGGGAAATTAAGAATTCCATAACCAAGCTCACATCAGAAGATGAAAATTATAAAGGTCATATATCAATATTCAATATAACATCATGAAGTCAAGAATTATTAATAACGAATGGGAAACTCTTTAACATCCCTTCCCCTTTCTCTTCTTTCCAGGAAAAAGAATAAGTCTCCAATTAAGGCAAATTAAATCTGTATAGAATGTTGAATTAAATGATAAACTTGGGACTTTAAACTTTTGTACGAATTTAAATTCAATGATAGAGAATCAAAGTACAAAATGCTATAAAGAATTGCTATAACTTGAGTGTACTCAAATCATCCGTATCCCATGCATGACAGTTTCATACTGCCGTATTCGGATCGATGAGGTGTGCTTTCCAACAAATCATTCTATCCAATTTTGACTCGGTCCCTTAGTCAAGGACTTTATTTGGACAAGAACTGAAAAATTCATGCTTTCTAAGTATTTGATTGCTTGCTCTGCAGGTTTTGAAGCAAATAGGCTAACATGGAATGACAATATGCAGACAATACAGTTCTTTGATTGATTTGGCCTCTGTAGCATTTCCACAAGTTTAAGATATCTCTTCTTTCCATATAATTGCAACGAGTTAGGATTATTCAGATTATCACATCCATATCAGGACCCTGATGCTGAGAAGCTAAATATTCTCAGGGACTGAAGTAGCAAGATATCAGCAGATAATATCACATTTTAATGAATATGGTGCATATTTATCAAATGAAACCATATAGTTGACAACTGATCACTGACAAAATAAAAGGTTCATTCAATTTGGACGGATTAGATCACCATAATCGCTAAATATGAGGTTGCTAAATACTGAACTTGTATTATGAATACTGATGTTCTTGTAAGATTTGAATCAATCGAGCAGATTAATTGGAAACTGAAGCTGTTTCTCCCAGCAGATTACAGGCTTGGATGCACGTTGCAAAAAGAATCCTTTGCAGAATTTCTCAATGTTTATTAGTTCTTAATTGTGACGTCGATTTTTCAGCTCAGGCAGAACATGCACACTCGTTGTTTATTTGTGCTGAACACAAACAACATCCATTTGGAGGGGATTAAagtcttctttttcgtttttctgttttctcttttttttttagatgGTTAATAAATTAAACAGCATTTTTAATATTTTGAGCTAAGCCGTAAGAAGAAATGGATAGGGAACACAGCAATTTCTTGTGTTTGATAGAAGAAGAGCATTGTTAatcaaagttttaagtttgacCGGACATCTATGGAAAACTTGTTTGATTTGGTGCAAAACATTGTTATTCTTAGAGATGGGTATCCATGGATATTTACTTATTTAGTGCAACCTTTTGTTCAGCTTTGCTGTGCTTTACAAGTGTTATACAGTGATTTCTTTACATCAATACCATCTTATGCAGTGATCTCTTATTAGTATTACTTAGTTATTCGCAGCAAGGGTGATATTTCTGCTGTACTATTTGTGAACTAAGCTGTCTCACACATCATTTAATCTCACTCATTTATCTAGTGTGGAATATCTATACACCAAAAGTCATTGGTTCAAATAGGTGTAGCATCTCTCCCTTTCTCTTCCTGTGTTTGTGGAAAATAGTTGTCCACCCACACCATCTTCCATCTATTAAGCCACAAGCCATCAGCACCCAGAATGGGGGAAAATCCTCACACAAATGATGAAACCCCTTCTAGAAACACTTTATCAGATCCTCGCCAACACCAATCACTCCTTGTCTCTAACACCAAACATAATAACCTCCTTGTTATAGTACAACTGTACAAGAAACATGCAATTATTATCATTCCCAAGGTGTCCACATTATCAGCTTAACTCTTTGATGCCTAAGTTGTCATTGCTGATACGGGGACAGTGGTGAAAATGAATGGGGGCTTTGTCAGATAAAATATTTGTTAGTTTCCATCATCATGGAATCACCAGCCACCAATCTCAACATGTATGACCTGTGATTGTGTTCTCTTGCTTCAAGTATTAAGGCGTTGACTGAAGCAAGTGATTTCAGCCATGAGCAGTAGTGTGAGGCTAGTAGTGGGGGGATGCCGTAAGACGTAAAATAGCTAAGGCCAGCTATATTAAGACTAGGCAGATGACATGTTTGGATTGATGGTCTATCAGCAATCTttagcaaaaataattttatggtGATTCAGGTTTCTCACTCCCCACTTAACAGGGATTACAACAGAAGGCACTAACAGCAAGTAGCTGTGGTTTAATTTACAGTTTAATCCCCAATATCAATAGTTTTAATTCAGCTCTATGACTGGGCATGGAAAGCATAATCAGTTACTGGATTTAGCAATGAACATCATATTCCAACTGCACCATAATATAACTCAAATGAATTTCCCCATAATATTTGCAAAAGCTATTGGATGCCAGACGAATAACTATAACTAATCATACACTAAAATCTATAACCAAATGATTAATCAGAACATGTATTTTATCAAGAGNNNNNNNNNNNNNNNNNNNNNNNNNNNNNNNNNNNNNNNNNNNNNNNNNNNNNNNNNNNNNNNNNNNNNNNNNNNNNNNNNNNNNNNNNNNNNNNNNNNNNNNNNNNNNNNNNNNNNNNNNNNNNNNNNNNNNNNNNNNNNNNNNNNNNNNNNNNNNNNNNNNNNNNNNNNNNNNNNATTCAGATTTGCACTTTCCTTTATCACATATCATCACTTCTTCAATATATTGTTTGTATCTGAAGTCTGGCCAGCATTAAATCAGGTCTTAATTGGCAACAACCATTATCAAAGTAAATGGAAAATGAAAGGCCCAGATGATAAGTTAAATATGGAATATGTATATGGCAATTATAATAGAAGGGTAAAACCTTGCAAACAAATTAAAAGATCTGTAGGAGTGTAAAGTCAGGATGGCTTTGCAAAGGAAACCCAAAGATAGCAGCTACAATTTCACAATTGTAGTTCATGCATGTCAACTTTTGCCCACACAAGTGCACTTCTTGTGTGAAGAGGAAGTTTGCTAACAGTCAAACACATGAACAGATATCATCACTTGTTGCTTCATTTTTGGATAAGTGAACTGGTTTAAGTTTTTTAACTCAGATTTCCCCTGCAGATTTTGCTGCACTATATCCTTTAAACTGAAAATGGAGACATTATTATCGAAATGGATGTCTTGCAACTTCATTTGAGATATATGTGACTTCTTCTAAATGACTCTCTTTCAATGTCTTCCATGGCACTAAACCACTACTAGGCACTAGCATATAATCCATTCCAACCCCCCATTGGAAAAGATTAGGATTGTTAGCATAGGATTATAATGAAATGAGAATTCAATTGCTCTTAAAAACTGACTGattctttaatattttattaaagtaCAGTATACATAAATGGAGCTAGATAATAGTAAAATACTTAAGATAAATAACCAATGAAATGAAAAGCTACAACcagtttcaattttcaaataagaTGTTATGTTGCTCTTCATTTCCCTTATTCCATTGATGGAAACACCAAATcttattcaaaattgaataatgtgCTAACTAGGTTACTCTACTCATACTCCACATATGATGAACCTTCTTGTAGTTTTAGTTTCTTAAANNNNNNNNNNNNNNNNNNNNNNNNNNNNNNNNNNNNNNNNNNNNNNNNNNNNNNNNNNNNNNNNNNttcctctttttcctcttttccaagtaattttgtTTCATGTTATTTACAACAATTATAAAGCATAGCAGGTTGACATTTTGTGGCATATGAAACTCAAAGTGAGGTAAAAACGTCAATTTGAATTTAGCAACTAGACATAAGAAATATCATCAATAAAATCCTTATTTCGTATAGACTTGTTAATTTCATAGTAACTAGTACTTTCAACCATATGGGCAACTCAAATTTTTCATTTGTGCAATATTTACTTAGAAAGCTAGAATTAAATTTCATATTAACTCTCAAGTACTTATGCTATTTAATTGATTTGATGTTGGTTTGAGTAACAGCAACTTGTTCCCCTTAACCAGTTAACCTATAGTCTTGGGTTCGAGTCTTAGATATGGAAAAACAGGTGCTGGAGGAGCCACACCCCTTATAGATCTCAAATATTTGAATAGGATTGACTCCAATAGTTGAAACCCTATGGTTTTACCCAAAACAAAATGATCCGATGTATTAGGTACAATATACTCCACCCATTTTTTCAGACTTCCACCTTGGGAAATGAATTTGTTAAGAGTGCAAAATCACAATGAATTTGGAACTAGAGATATTTAGACTACAGTAAACAAGAGGGCAGCTTAAACATTTCTTAACCCATTCCCCGAGACACAGCTTAGTAATATGGAAAATCAATGCAGGACTTGTGGAAAGGGTAGTAGCTGATTGCTGGATGCATTGGTCCATCTAGATGTAGTATTCCTTATTATCAGAGAAGTTGGAGTGACTTGTTGACTAAACATGGAAAGAAGTAACTTCCCCACCATGTTTTTGTCTCGGCTGTAAATGTGCATATTTTGGAGCACTTTGATGTAATGGATTGAACGTTGAACCTTATCTTACAAGGACAGCGGTGACTAGAGTGTTTTACTCCCATATCTAAAGCCACTAGTATGGCCGCCATTAAATGAACTGAACTGAATTTCCGGCACATATACATATACACAAAAATAACAATCATCTGGAAAAGTAACAAGCAGTAAAAGGTGGGCAAGACTGACCGCCTTCGCAAACTCGATCCTAAGCGTGTTGCCAGCAAGAGGAAAACTTTGCAGTGCTCTGATGGCATCAATAGCATCCTGGTCCCTCTTGAAGTTAACGAAGGCGTAGCAGCGGCCGGGCTGGAAGGCGATGGTCTCCAGCGGCCCGAACTGTGAGAAATGATGAGCAAGGTCGTCCTCCACAATGTTGTGGGACAGGTTCCCAACCCAGAGGTGCCTGGATGGGGGATTCTTGCCACTACTGCTGTTGCCTCGCCCAATAGCACCACTGTCCCTATCTTCATTTCTTGGAGGGTAATCCCTCCTAATCCGGTCCCTGCCGCTCCGACTCGACTGTACAAAACAGACataaacagaaacagaaacagtATAGTAATTTCAGTAACTTCCTAAAACTGACCGACTATACTACGTGTATACCAAAAATTAGCCACTAAAGTCAACTATCAGCataaaatacacattgaaaataaattaaatcacatataTTTATCCACAAATATATTATTAGCTgattttagtgattaattttggTGATTGAATAGTGCTTTTGAAAATCGAAACAATTGTATGACAACGTGAGACAGGCAAAACGGTTTAAAAGAAAAGGGTTCAGCGAGTGTTAGATGAAACTGACCATGGAGGAGTGAAGAGGCAGAGAATTGCTCCAATTTGGAAGAGAAGTAAGGAGTAAGCAGCAAGCAGCGATTTTGTGACGATTCCGTCAGTGTTTGAGAAGATAGAGTTTTAGGGTTTGTGATGATTGACGTGAAGCATTCGTCCAAGACGGGGGATAACTAGTTACTAGTCAGCTACCGACTACCGCGTGAGTGCACGGCCCGGGTCAAGGTAATAAATtcgtagtttttatttaaaataaattttaaaattaaaaaataataatttctatcttttttttgaaaaaaaaaattctcaatttCCACGATCATTGTCCTTCTCCTCcacttcatcttcatcatcattcacCACCATTCAACCTCATCCACTCACCAGTGAACCACTGAACTTCACCCACCCACCAC is a window encoding:
- the LOC107638296 gene encoding flowering time control protein FPA, whose product is MSSRSGRDRIRRDYPPRNEDRDSGAIGRGNSSSGKNPPSRHLWVGNLSHNIVEDDLAHHFSQFGPLETIAFQPGRCYAFVNFKRDQDAIDAIRALQSFPLAGNTLRIEFAKADKPVTTARNEHYSRDERSSSFRGSPPSQRDFRGRHGSPPQPVYSEKSKLSDKSPEPSEILWIGFPSSLKVDESILRKSFSPFGEIVKITAFPGRTYAFVRFRSIASARRAKDTLNGKLFGNPRVHICFAKNEAGPSSSGRSSYNAPHSPLYRSSGREGSAEDLRLERSFREDHNISSPNFLANWDPGDSDAYDFNRGSSWVSGRNTYEKRKVGEKGTPPGFGSSHEIHEYMSVPSRERHGYLGDLPQRFPEKGAFFEDFRTLPEDVYYLREAKKRKTSSPPPDRELPEYPFSELERQKGVFPRLSGFCQHESFNNDDGNVAYRQTLDYPPNSPMASLDRHEGWKTYDNFQMGHGALQSDFVYKKRFSSEPDNSSLTEWNWEGTIAKGGTPVCRARCFPVGKALDMMLPEFLDCTARTGLDMLSKHYYQAVGVWVVFFVPGSDADIEFYNEFMHYLEEKQRAAVAKLDDKTTLFLVPPSDFSEKVLKVPGKLSISGVILRLEIPGLNDGPLHVQRETNNEKLLHYNGNSLYPKPSFPSVRIHSPSVSEFGSSGMSNTSFLGNKIAPSVPAVGLSEPHGERSLDYPPVQQQNPNWFSHNMQNSISTRIPPQLPSGFIKPTSEDGRAMIPRAEADANSNQHSSGISGIPNCKSSQLDLRPVNPLSVPVGSLQPEQLAQLAASLLEQQRQSGNSANASASNDPRQTNRANMPDSSSRPSQNYAVENLVNPEVSTSQFGQALQLQKQQQASNVPPSSHTIQREPQRGANGNQQVIDSSLQEEAEADPQKRLQATLQLAAVLLQQIQQGKGS